The stretch of DNA AGCAGCAACGCCTGCGACAGCGGCATGTGCGGGTTGTAGCTCTGCTCTGAAGGTTTTTCAGCAGTCATTGAGCATCTCTCCTTAACGCCCCAAGGACGCTCTTGTGCCGGATCGGTGTTCACAAAGAGGCACCGGCCCCGACATGAACTCACTTAGGTTCCGAGCGACGCGCGCGGGGAAAAGTTCACAGGGATTTGCCTGGATAAATAAGCGGATCGAATTCGCCACGAGGTGGTCAATCCACTTAAGCACGTCTCACGCCATGTGCCACACGGAGGTCTACAGATGAACATCCCGATCCCGGCGCAAACGCCTGATCCGAACATCGACAAACCCACCCTGCCCGAGACCGAACCACAACCGATTCCCGAGCAGGAGCCGCCTGGCACCACGCCGCCGGCGAAGGAAGAACCGCCGACCACGATGCCGCCGGTGATCGTCTGACTCCACCGCCTGAGCGACGCTCAGTCAGAGGTGATCATTGTGCTGCTGGTCTTTTTCAAAGAGCTTCACGATGTGCGGCATCACGCTGAAGATCGCCAGTGCCAGAAAGGTGCTGAGCAGCGCAGTCGCCTCTTTACCCAACCCGGCCGCCACGCCAATGGCGGCCGTCATCCACAGCCCCGCTGCCGTGGTCAGGCCTTTGACATGGCCTTCATCACCTTGCTGATTCTTCAGGATCGTCCCGGCGCCGAGAAAACCGATCCCGGCAATCACCCCCTGCAACACCCGGCTCATCGCATCGGATTCGGCCCCCGAGGTCTGCGGCACCAGCACAAACAGCGCCGCACCGAGCGCCACCAGCATGTGCGTGCGTACCCCGGCAGCCTTGCCCTTGTGCTCGCGCTCGAACCCCAATATTCCGCCCAGCACCGCCGCCATCAGCAGGCGCACGGTGATGCGCGTCAGTTGCGAGGCGTCGCCGACGTCGGCGAACTCCGCTTGCAGCGTTGCCCACACTTCATGCCACCAGGCGTCCATCGCTCCCTCCTTCTTATACGTGGTTAGTCGATGGACAGCGCCGACCATTAATCGGTTGCGTCGAACGATCCCCCCGCGCAGCGCCCTAACCTTTTAGATACCCCTGAAAAAGGACTGCCTCATGCCCCTTCGAGTCGATGAATCCAATCCCGAATCAAAAGTGTGTTTTTTCACCGTCGAAAATGGCGAGGAAATTCGCATTTGCGACACCCTGGAAGTCAGGACCGATAGCGAAAAAGCCATGTCGTTCGTGGAAATAGAAGGCCGGCGCGTTTACGTCACCGAAGTGGAGGCCGATGCATTGACTGTCGCGGGCGCCAAGGACGGCCGTAAACACCTGAAGACCGACGAGAGTGATTCGGTGATTTGACTGACCCTGATCAACACCCGGCGCAAACGTCTGCGATAGGCCTTTGCGCCTTTATCGGCGGGCTGCTTCAAGTTGTCGCAGGGACGCTGCAAAAGCACATCTGATCCGCTTTTTATTCAAATACCTGAGTCTGTTATGCAAACAGATCGGCGCTCATAGTTCATTCGCCTGATGGAGGCTGATGAGCGAATGACCATGAGCGAACAAATTCCCGTCCGAACCGTAGAAGCAACGCCAACCATAAAAAGTGTGCCTGGTCGCCCAATGAAGGCGAAGGCCGGCTCCACCGACAATCACATCCACACGCGCAGTTTCACCGGCCTGTTCCGCACCCTGCGGATGAGCGGCGCGGGGTTTCTGTTTTTGCTGTTTTTCGGCACCGTGTGGCTGAACTGGGGCGGCCGTCAGGCGGTGTTGTGGGACCTTGCCGAAAGCAAATTCCACATCTTCGGCGCGACCTTCTGGCCACAGGATTTCATCCTGCTCTCGGCGCTGCTGATCATTGCCGCGTTCGGGCTCTTCGCCATCACCGTGTTCGCCGGCCGGGTCTGGTGCGGCTACACCTGCCCGCAGAGTTCGTGGACGTGGATCTTCATGTGGTGCGAGAAAATCACTGAAGGCGAGCGCAACCAGCGGATCAAGCTGCAAGCGGCGCCCTGGGGCCTGAACAAACTGGCCCGGCGTGCGGCCAAGCACACCTTGTGGCTGACGATCAGCGTGATGACCGGGCTGACCTTCGTCGGCTACTTCACCCCGATCCGGCCGCTGGCTGAAGAGCTGTTCACCCTGCAGATCGGCGGGGTCAGCCTGTTCTGGGTGCTGTTCTTCACCGCTGCCACCTACATCAACGCCGGTTGGCTGCGCGAGGCGGTCTGCATGCACATGTGCCCGTATGCGCGGTTTCAGAGCGTGATGTTCGACAAGGACACTCTGGCGATTTCCTACGACGTGGCCCGTGGCGAAAACCGTGGCCCGCGCAAACGTGAGGTGAAACCTGCCGAAGCGGGACTGGGCGATTGCATCGACTGCCAGTTGTGCGTGCAGGTCTGCCCGACCGGCATCGACATCCGTGACGGCCTGCAGATGGAATGTATTGGCTGCGCCGCGTGCATCGACGCCTGTGACTCGATCATGGACAAAATGAACTACCCGCGCGGCCTGATCCGCTACAGTTCCGAGCACGAATTGCAGGGCGGCAAGACCCATCTGCTGCGGCCACGGCTGATCGGTTACGTTGCGGTGCTACTGGTGATGATCGGCGCTCTGGCGCTGGCACTGGTCGAACGGCCGATGGTCTCGCTGGACGTGACCAAGGACCGTGGACTGTTCCGCGAGAACGGTCAGGGCCAGATCGAGAACATCTACACCCTCAAGGTCATCAACAAGACCCAACAGCGGCAGGACTACAACCTGAGCCTGGTGGATGGCGACGGCTTCCAGTTGCAGGGCAAGACCGAACTGAGCCTCGCCCCGGGTGAAATTGTCGATGTGCCGGTGTCGGTGGCGATGACCACGGAACGCCCGAGCAGCAGTTCGCAGACCTTGAGCTTCAAGATCGCCGACAGCGATGAGCCTGAGGTTTATAGCGTGGCGAAGAGCAGGTTTGTTGCGCCGATGAATCGTTGATCCCTTAGAATCGTCCCCCCTCACCCCAGCCCTCTCCCAGGGGTAGAGGGGGCCGACCGAGGTGTCTATCGCTATACATCGACCTGACAGACCGAGTCGATTATGGATTCGGCGAAGCACTTTCCGACCGAGTCGATTATGGATTCAGCAAACCAATTTCAGGTCGGTGTATGCCGCAAGCATCCCCCAATCAGTCCCCTCTCCCTCTGGGAGAGGGCTAGGGTGAGGGCTTCCTCCCTGACACACCTCAATAACACCAGCACCAAGGTACTCGATGAAACGCTACGAAAAATTCGCCGACGACATCGCTGAACTGATCCGCTCCGGCGTCCTCGGCCCCGGGCAGCGGGTGCCGTCGGTGCGCTACGCCAGCCAGACTTACGGGGTCAGCCCTTCCACGGTGTTCCAAGCCTATTACCTGCTGGAACGTCGTGGCCTGATCCGCGCCCGGCCGCGCTCCGGCTACTTCGTCAACACCCACGCGCCGAGTCCGTTTTCGGAGCCGGTGATCAGCAGCCACGTCAGCGATTCCACCGAAGTCGACGTCAGCGAACTGGTGTTCTCGGTCCTCGAATCGATCAAGGACCCGAGCACCGTACCCTTCGGCTCGGCGTTCCCCAGCCCGACCCTGTTCCCGCTGCAGCGCCTGTCGCGCTCACTGGCCAGTGCGGCGCGCGAGATGGACCCGCGCATGGTGGTCACCGACATGTCACCGGGCAACCCGCAACTGCGCCGGCAAATCGCCCTGCGCTACATGGTCGGCGGGCTGATGCTGCCGATGGAAGAACTGCTGATCACCAACGGTGCCCTCGAAGCGCTGAACCTGTGCCTGCAAGCAGTGACCGAACCGGGTGATCTGGTGGCCATCGAAGCCCCGGCGTTCTACGCCAGCCTGCAAGTGCTGGAGCGCTTGAAACTCAAAGCCGTGGAAATCCCCGTGCACCCGCGAGATGGCATCGACCTCGGCGTCCTCGCGCAGACCCTGGAACGCCATCCGATCAAGGCCTGCTGGTGCATGACCAGTTTCCAGAACCCGATGGGCGCAACCATGCCCGAGGCGAAGAAACAGGAACTGGTCGAACTGCTGCGTCGGCATCAGGTGCCGCTGATCGAGGACGACGTTTACGCCGAGCTGTATTACGGCCAGCAGGCGCCGAAACCGGCCAAGGCCTTCGACACCGAAGGGCTGGTGATGCACTGCGGCTCGTTCGCCAAGAGCCTGGCCCCCGGCTACCGCATCGGCTGGGTCGCCGCCGGGCGCTACGCGCAGAAAATCGAACGACTGAAACTGATGACCTCGCTGTGCGCCTCGATGCCGGCACAAGCAGCCATCGCCGACTACCTGCAACACGGCGGCTACGATCGCCACCTGCGCAAACTGCGCTACGCCCTGGAAGAACAGCAGAGCGCGATGCTCGCAGCGATCGCCCGCTACTTCCCGGCGCAAACCCGGGTCAGCCAGCCGGCGGGCGGCTACTTTCTGTGGCTGGAACTGCCACCGCAGATGGACTCATTGAAGTTGTTTCAGATGGCATTGGCGCAGGGGATCAGCATTGCGCCGGGGCCGATCTTCTCGCCGACCCAACGCTTTCGGAACTGCATTCGCTTGAATTACGGCAGCCCGTGGACCGAGGACTCGGAAAAGGCGATGGAGACGTTGGGGCGGATTGTGCGGTCGTTCTGACAGCTCTGTGTTGTGCGGACTATAGCTATCGCGAGCAGGCTCACTCCTACATTTGAAATGCGTTCACCCTGTAGGAGTGAGCCTGCTCGCGATGAGGCCTTACCAGACGCCGTTGAATTAACGACCACCACCCAGATCGACAAACGTCCCCGTCGCATACGAAGCCTTGTCCGACAGCAACCAGACAATCGCCTCCGCCACCTCGTCCGGCCGTCCGCCCCGGGCCATCGGGATCGCCGACTCCAGCTTGCTGACCCGATCCGGATCGCCGCTCAATGCATGGAAATCGGTGTAGATGTAGCCCGGACGCACCGCGTTGACGCGAATCCCCTCGCCCGCCACTTCCTTGGACAGACCGATGGTGAAGGTGTCGAGCGCACCTTTGGACGCCGCGTAATCGACGTACTCATTCGGTGAGCCCAGGCGTGACGCCACCGACGACACGTTGACGATACTGCCGCCCTGCCCGCCGTGCTTGGGCGACATGCGCAGGATCGCATGCTTGGCACAGAGGATCGGCGCCAATACGTTGGTTTTCATGATTTTGAGGATGCGAAATTCGGACATTTCATCGACACGCGACTTGTGCCCTACGGTGCCGGCGTTGTTCACCAGTGCAGTGACCCGCCCCAATTCGGTGTCGACCCGCTGAAACAGCGCGATCACTTCGTCTTCGATGCTGACATCGGCGCGCACGGCAATGGCTTGCGCGCCCAGCGCCCGTACTTGCTCCAGCACACTTTGCGCGGCCTGTTCATCCGACTGATAGTTGATGCAGATCCGATAGCCCTGCTCGGCAGCCAACAACGCCGTAGCGGCGCCGATTCCGCGCCCGCCACCGGTGATCACAATGACTTTATCCATGCTGGCCCTTCCCCCAAATGCACACGTAACAGTCGGGTGGAAGAATAACCGCCATTGGCCGGTTTTGCATGGAGTCTGATCATTGCCCTGTGGCGAGGGGATTTATCCCCGATCGGCTGCGCAGCAGTCGCCAATTCGGTGGATCAGGAGTATCAGATAAGCAGGATCCCGGGGCCGCTTCGCAGCCCATCGGGGATAAATCCCCTCGCCACATCGATTTCAGACCGCTGTCTTCTGCGCACTCACGATGTTCTGCATGAACCGGTCCGCCGGCATCGGGTGCCCCAGCAAATAGCCCTGCAACGAATCGCACCCCAACTTCGTGAGGAAATCCTGCTGCACACCGGTCTCCACGCCCTCGGCGACGATTCGCAAACCCAGCGCCTGGCCCAGCGCCACGATGGCCGAGACGATGGCCGCATCATCACTGTCATGCTCGAGATCGCGGACAAAACCACGATCGATCTTCAGCTCGTTGGCCGGCAAGCGCTTGAGGTACATCAGGCTTGAATAGCCGGTGCCGAAGTCGTCGATCGACAGATCCACGCCCATATCCGACAACTCCTGCAGCACGGTCATGCTTGCATCGGCGTCGCTCATGGCGGTGGTTTCGGTGATTTCCAGGGTCAGGCTGTTGGCTGGCAGATGGTGCGTCGCCAGCGCCTTCGCCACGCTGCGCACCAGCCCGGTGTGGCAGAACTGCAACGCCGAGAGGTTCACCGCGATACGCCAATTGGTGTAACCGAGCACGTACCATTCGCGCATCTGCCGGCAGGCCTCATTCAGCACCCATTCGCCGATGGCGATGATCAGGCCGGTCTTTTCCGCCAGATCGATGAATTTGTCCGGCAGCAACATGCCTTGGGTCGGATGTTCCCAGCGCAGCAGCGCTTCGGCACCAACCGGCTGGCCATTGGCGGCATCGAACTTGGGTTGGTAATGCAGGCTGAACTGATTGTGCTCCAGCGCCGCGCGCAGATCCTGCAACAGTTGCAGTTGCTTGCGGGCGTTGCTGTTCATCGAGGCGTCGAAGAAGCTGTAGCCGTTTTTACCGCCATTCTTGGCGTGGTACATCGCCGCGTCAGCGTTCATCAGCAGTTCCTGAGCACTCTGACCATTGCCCGGGTACAGAGCGATGCCGACGCTGGCCGAAATCTGCAAGTCATGTTCAGCCACCCGGAACGACTGGCCGATCAGACCGACCTGGCGCGCCGCCAGGCTCAGGGCATCGTTGGGCTCGGTCAGGCGCACCAGCAGCACGAACTCATCGCCGCCGATCCGCGCCAGGGTGTCCTGACTGCGCAAGTCCTCGCGCAGGCGGCCCCCGACTTCACGCAGCAACTGGTCACCCATGTGGTGACCGAAGGCATCGTTGACCGGTTTGAAACCGTCCAGATCGATGAACATCAGCGCGAAACAACCGCCCTGCTCCTCGACCTTCTTCATGGCCTGATTGATCCGGTCGTCCAGCAGCATGCGGTTCGGCAAGCCGGTCAGGGTGTCGTGCAGCGCCAGTTGCGTCAGTTCACGGTTGGCCAGGGTCAGCGAGTTCGCCAGATCGGCGGTGCGCGCTTCGAGGCGGGCATCGAGAATCGAGGTCAGCAAAGCAATCGACAGCACCGCCAGCGTAGTGATCAGCACCAGACTGTCGACGCCGTTGCCCTTCAGCCCATTGAGCGTCGCGCCACAGAAACTGCCATCGGGAAACTGCGCGGCAGCCATGCCGGTGTAGTGCATGCCGACAATCGCAATGCCCATGATCACCGCCGCGCCGCCACGGATCAGGCGCACATAGGGCGAGTGCTGGCGCAGGCGGAAGGCGATCCACAATGCCGCCGCCGACGCACCGACCGCGATCAGCAATGACGCGCCGAACAGCGTCGGGTCGTAATCGATCCCCGGGGTCATGCGCAGCGCCGCCATGCCGGTGTAATGCATGGCGCTGATCCCGCCGCCCATGATCAAGGCACCAAAAGCCAATTGCAAAACAGGCAGTTTCGGCTGGCTGACCAGCCACAAGGCAAACCCGCAGGACAGGACCGCAATCAGCAGCGACAGCGCAGTAATCGTGATGTCGTAGCCCAGCTCGATCGGCAGCTTGAACGCGAGCATGCCGATGAAGTGCATCGACCACACGCCGACCCCCATCGCCAGTGCGCCGCCCGCCGTCCAGAAATGCACTGCACGCCCACGGGCGGTGGCAATGCGCCCGGTCAGATCGAGCGCCGTATACGACGCCAGAATCGCCACGCACAGCGAAATCAAAACCAGAGTGAAGGAATAATTACCGATGAGCATGTGGATTCTCGCGACCAGTCGTGCCGTGCTGCAGCCGTTCTCGGCCGGGCAAATGCGGCGATTGTACTGATTGCGCAGAAGAACGCACTGACAAAGTAATCATTTTGCCATCAACCCGATGAAAGACTTGTGAGATCGCTCTACAAGGCTCTGGCCCGGGCCTCGACCGGAAGATTTCTGTCGTCCGAGGCGATCAATGTGAAAGCGGGCCTGCTCGCGAAAAAGCCAGCAGATTCGACGCAGATGTCGACTGAACTGATGCCTTCGCGATCAGGCTCGCTGCCACCGGTATTGCGCTAGCGCCAATCAGCGGTTGTCGCTGACGTCGAGCTGTCCATCCCAACCACCCCCCAGCGCTGCAATCAACTGCACGCTGGCAATCAACCGGCTCTGCAGAATATTGAGCACTGTGCGTTCGTTGTTCAGCGCAGTGGCCTGCACCACGACCACGTCGATATAGGCAATCAACCCGGCCTTGTACTGGTTCTGGGTCAGGCGCAACGAATCGCGCGCGGCATCCAGCGCTTCCTGACGCACCGCCGCTTCGTCTTCATACACCTTCAATTGCACCAGGTAGTTTTCCACCTCGCGGAAACCGTCGAGCACGGTTTGACGGTACTTGGCGACGGTCTGGTCATAGACCGCTTCGGTGCGGTCGACTTCGGCGGAACGGATCCCGCCATCGAATATCGGCAAGTCCAGTTTCGGACCGACCGACCAGAAGCGGTTGGGCAGCGTAAAAAGGTCTTTCGAGGTACTGCTGCTGTAACCGCCGCTCATGCTCAGGGTCAGGTCCGGGTAGTACGCCGCTTTCGCCACGCCGATATTGGCGTTGGCGGCGATCACCGAGCGCTCGGCCGAGGCGATGTCCGGGCGCCGCTCCAGCAATTGCGAAGGCAGGCTCAGTGGAATCTGCGGCAGGTTCGGAATGTTCTGGGTTTCGGCGATGCTGAATTCCGCCGGCGCCTGCCCGGTGAGCACGGCGATAGCGTTTTCGAACTGTGCGCGTTGCCAGATCAGGTCCACCAGATCGCCCTGGGTACTTTTCAACTGGGTCTGCGCCTGCGCCACCGCATCGCGCCCGGAGATCCCGGCACGGTATTGGTTCTGGGTCATTTGCAGCGACTTCTCGTACGCCGCCACCGTCGACTCAAGCAAGCGCTTCTGTTGATCGATCACGCGCAGTTGCAGGTAGTTTTGCACCAGATCCGACTGCTGGCTCAGGCGCATTGCCGCCAGATCGGCAAAGCTTGCCTGCGCGCTGGCTTCGTTGGCTTCAAGTCCGCGACGCAACTTGCCCCAGACATCCGCCTCCCAACTCACACCCAACTGCGCATTATAGGTATCGCGAATCCCGCTGGAGGAACTGCTCAAACTGGAACTGCTGCTGCCAGTGCCTTGGCTGGAGCGGGTCTTGCCCACGCTCAGGTCGACATTGGGGTAAAACGCCCCACGGGCACTGCGCACCAGGGCCTGGGCCTGACGGTACTGGGCTTCGGACTGGGCGACGGTCTGGTTGGCGCTGTTGAGTTTCTCCACCAGAGCGTTGAGTTGCTGATCGCCATACAGTTCCCACCAGGCGCCACGGGCCAGCGAGTCGCTGGGGTTGGCCTGACGCCAGCCCTTGGCTTCTTTGTATTGCGCGACTTCAGCGGTCTGCGGACGCTGATAGTCAGGGCCGACGGCGCAGGCACTGAGCATCGCCACGCACAGCGACAGGCTCAACAGACGTGAACCCCGAGCAGTGGCCAGATTGAGAAGCGAACGGTCAGTCATAGCGGAGTTTCCAGAGCGGCGTCAGTACGCACGCCACGCCACTTGTTGAAGCGGTGGCGCAGCTTGTCGAGATAGAGGTAAACCACCGGGGTGGTGTAAAGGGTCAGCACCTGGCTGAAGATCAGCCCGCCGATAATCGTCAGGCCCAGCGGTTGGCGCATTTCCGCACCCTCGGCGCGGCTGAGCAGCAACGGCAAGGCGCCGAGGATTGCCGCCAGGGTAGTCATCAGAATCGGGCGTAGCCGTTGCAGGCAGGCGCTGCGGATCGACTCCAGCGGCGACAGCCCCTGATGGCGCTCCAGTTGCAGCGCCAGGTCGATCATCAGGATCGCGTTTTTCTTCACCACGCCGATCAGCAGGAACAGCCCGAGCAACGAGATCAGGCTGAACTCGCCACCCAGCGCATAGATCGACAGCAACGCGCCGACCCCGGCCGACGGCAGCGTCGAGAGAATCGTCAGCGGGTGAATGTAGCTTTCATACAGCACCCCGAGTACCAGATACACCGCCAGCAGCGCGCCAAGAATCATGAACGGCTGGCTTTTCTGGGTCGCGGCAAAGGCGTCGGCGGTGCCGGCCATTTTCGCAATCACGTCTTCCGGCAAACCGACCTTGGCAATCGCCCGCTCGATCGCCGCGCTGCCCTGCTCCACCGTCACCCCTTCGGCCATGTCGAAGGCGATGCTTTCGGAGGCGAACTGGCCTTCGTGGCTGACCCGGTCGTCTTCCAGGCTGCTCTCATAGTGGGCGATGGTCGACAACGGAATCCGTGCGCCGTCAGCAGTGATCACCTGCACTTGCTTGAGCGTTACCGGATCCTGCGCGTACTTCGGATTGACCTCCATCACCACCTGGTAC from Pseudomonas sp. P8_229 encodes:
- a CDS encoding putative bifunctional diguanylate cyclase/phosphodiesterase; the encoded protein is MLIGNYSFTLVLISLCVAILASYTALDLTGRIATARGRAVHFWTAGGALAMGVGVWSMHFIGMLAFKLPIELGYDITITALSLLIAVLSCGFALWLVSQPKLPVLQLAFGALIMGGGISAMHYTGMAALRMTPGIDYDPTLFGASLLIAVGASAAALWIAFRLRQHSPYVRLIRGGAAVIMGIAIVGMHYTGMAAAQFPDGSFCGATLNGLKGNGVDSLVLITTLAVLSIALLTSILDARLEARTADLANSLTLANRELTQLALHDTLTGLPNRMLLDDRINQAMKKVEEQGGCFALMFIDLDGFKPVNDAFGHHMGDQLLREVGGRLREDLRSQDTLARIGGDEFVLLVRLTEPNDALSLAARQVGLIGQSFRVAEHDLQISASVGIALYPGNGQSAQELLMNADAAMYHAKNGGKNGYSFFDASMNSNARKQLQLLQDLRAALEHNQFSLHYQPKFDAANGQPVGAEALLRWEHPTQGMLLPDKFIDLAEKTGLIIAIGEWVLNEACRQMREWYVLGYTNWRIAVNLSALQFCHTGLVRSVAKALATHHLPANSLTLEITETTAMSDADASMTVLQELSDMGVDLSIDDFGTGYSSLMYLKRLPANELKIDRGFVRDLEHDSDDAAIVSAIVALGQALGLRIVAEGVETGVQQDFLTKLGCDSLQGYLLGHPMPADRFMQNIVSAQKTAV
- a CDS encoding MgtC/SapB family protein — its product is MDAWWHEVWATLQAEFADVGDASQLTRITVRLLMAAVLGGILGFEREHKGKAAGVRTHMLVALGAALFVLVPQTSGAESDAMSRVLQGVIAGIGFLGAGTILKNQQGDEGHVKGLTTAAGLWMTAAIGVAAGLGKEATALLSTFLALAIFSVMPHIVKLFEKDQQHNDHL
- the mapR gene encoding GntR family transcriptional regulator MpaR (MapR regulates genes involved in Pseudomonas quinolone signal (PQS) production and anthranilate metabolism) — translated: MKRYEKFADDIAELIRSGVLGPGQRVPSVRYASQTYGVSPSTVFQAYYLLERRGLIRARPRSGYFVNTHAPSPFSEPVISSHVSDSTEVDVSELVFSVLESIKDPSTVPFGSAFPSPTLFPLQRLSRSLASAAREMDPRMVVTDMSPGNPQLRRQIALRYMVGGLMLPMEELLITNGALEALNLCLQAVTEPGDLVAIEAPAFYASLQVLERLKLKAVEIPVHPRDGIDLGVLAQTLERHPIKACWCMTSFQNPMGATMPEAKKQELVELLRRHQVPLIEDDVYAELYYGQQAPKPAKAFDTEGLVMHCGSFAKSLAPGYRIGWVAAGRYAQKIERLKLMTSLCASMPAQAAIADYLQHGGYDRHLRKLRYALEEQQSAMLAAIARYFPAQTRVSQPAGGYFLWLELPPQMDSLKLFQMALAQGISIAPGPIFSPTQRFRNCIRLNYGSPWTEDSEKAMETLGRIVRSF
- a CDS encoding SDR family oxidoreductase produces the protein MDKVIVITGGGRGIGAATALLAAEQGYRICINYQSDEQAAQSVLEQVRALGAQAIAVRADVSIEDEVIALFQRVDTELGRVTALVNNAGTVGHKSRVDEMSEFRILKIMKTNVLAPILCAKHAILRMSPKHGGQGGSIVNVSSVASRLGSPNEYVDYAASKGALDTFTIGLSKEVAGEGIRVNAVRPGYIYTDFHALSGDPDRVSKLESAIPMARGGRPDEVAEAIVWLLSDKASYATGTFVDLGGGR
- the ccoG gene encoding cytochrome c oxidase accessory protein CcoG, which codes for MSEQIPVRTVEATPTIKSVPGRPMKAKAGSTDNHIHTRSFTGLFRTLRMSGAGFLFLLFFGTVWLNWGGRQAVLWDLAESKFHIFGATFWPQDFILLSALLIIAAFGLFAITVFAGRVWCGYTCPQSSWTWIFMWCEKITEGERNQRIKLQAAPWGLNKLARRAAKHTLWLTISVMTGLTFVGYFTPIRPLAEELFTLQIGGVSLFWVLFFTAATYINAGWLREAVCMHMCPYARFQSVMFDKDTLAISYDVARGENRGPRKREVKPAEAGLGDCIDCQLCVQVCPTGIDIRDGLQMECIGCAACIDACDSIMDKMNYPRGLIRYSSEHELQGGKTHLLRPRLIGYVAVLLVMIGALALALVERPMVSLDVTKDRGLFRENGQGQIENIYTLKVINKTQQRQDYNLSLVDGDGFQLQGKTELSLAPGEIVDVPVSVAMTTERPSSSSQTLSFKIADSDEPEVYSVAKSRFVAPMNR
- a CDS encoding DUF3203 family protein, whose protein sequence is MPLRVDESNPESKVCFFTVENGEEIRICDTLEVRTDSEKAMSFVEIEGRRVYVTEVEADALTVAGAKDGRKHLKTDESDSVI
- a CDS encoding efflux transporter outer membrane subunit, producing the protein MTDRSLLNLATARGSRLLSLSLCVAMLSACAVGPDYQRPQTAEVAQYKEAKGWRQANPSDSLARGAWWELYGDQQLNALVEKLNSANQTVAQSEAQYRQAQALVRSARGAFYPNVDLSVGKTRSSQGTGSSSSSLSSSSSGIRDTYNAQLGVSWEADVWGKLRRGLEANEASAQASFADLAAMRLSQQSDLVQNYLQLRVIDQQKRLLESTVAAYEKSLQMTQNQYRAGISGRDAVAQAQTQLKSTQGDLVDLIWQRAQFENAIAVLTGQAPAEFSIAETQNIPNLPQIPLSLPSQLLERRPDIASAERSVIAANANIGVAKAAYYPDLTLSMSGGYSSSTSKDLFTLPNRFWSVGPKLDLPIFDGGIRSAEVDRTEAVYDQTVAKYRQTVLDGFREVENYLVQLKVYEDEAAVRQEALDAARDSLRLTQNQYKAGLIAYIDVVVVQATALNNERTVLNILQSRLIASVQLIAALGGGWDGQLDVSDNR